In one window of Saprospiraceae bacterium DNA:
- a CDS encoding N-acetyltransferase translates to MKTLFQKSGYTFRIASSIGELRSEWDRIQPSSLLLSSEFLQTIELYRPQKVQFKYAVAEDHKGLAAAFYFQLLPFNAAERLKLKSSRDERLISCFYKHVKRLIASQVDFVTLVCGNLLATGAYGFKYRKDLDMLVVQDMIDQLLKALFEEPELIHKASVCLIKELPAKNAFRMDQDLPLNFMHPFFVQPSMILHLKEEWSNFDEYLDALQSKYRLRLRKAMDAAASLEHVELQTKDIQLHEKELFEFYKRTADNADFNLVDLHPQYFSGLKSKLGDKFRVFGFFSEGSLIAFYSFIDDGDELVGHFLGTSDAVNGQYQLYLNILIQFIRHSISGRFKTLSLARTALEIKSSVGALPEEMVCYVTHRNKIYNRWVPNLLEYLKPQKNYTLRTPFKTGGNGKTHSS, encoded by the coding sequence GTGAAGACCCTGTTTCAAAAATCCGGTTATACTTTTAGAATCGCTTCATCGATCGGCGAACTTCGTTCTGAATGGGACCGCATACAACCATCTTCGCTGTTGCTCAGTTCGGAGTTTTTACAAACAATAGAGTTGTATCGTCCTCAAAAAGTTCAATTTAAATATGCTGTAGCTGAAGATCACAAGGGACTTGCAGCTGCATTTTATTTTCAGTTGTTGCCGTTCAATGCTGCAGAAAGATTAAAGTTAAAATCCAGTCGGGACGAACGGTTGATCTCTTGCTTCTATAAACACGTCAAGCGACTGATTGCATCCCAGGTTGATTTTGTAACCTTGGTATGCGGAAATCTTTTGGCTACCGGTGCATACGGTTTTAAATACAGGAAAGACCTGGATATGCTTGTCGTTCAGGACATGATAGACCAATTGCTCAAGGCATTGTTTGAAGAGCCTGAATTGATACACAAAGCTTCAGTTTGTCTGATCAAAGAATTGCCTGCAAAAAATGCTTTCAGGATGGACCAGGATCTTCCTTTGAATTTTATGCATCCTTTTTTCGTTCAACCTTCCATGATCTTACATCTGAAAGAAGAATGGTCCAATTTTGACGAATATTTGGATGCGTTGCAATCTAAATACCGGCTGCGATTGAGAAAGGCTATGGATGCTGCGGCATCTCTTGAACATGTGGAACTGCAAACCAAGGATATTCAACTTCACGAGAAAGAGTTATTCGAATTTTATAAACGCACAGCGGATAACGCTGATTTTAATCTGGTCGATTTGCACCCTCAATATTTTTCGGGTTTAAAATCTAAATTGGGGGATAAATTCAGAGTCTTTGGATTTTTCAGCGAAGGGTCTTTAATTGCCTTTTATAGTTTTATCGACGATGGCGATGAGCTGGTCGGGCATTTTTTAGGCACTTCTGATGCCGTAAACGGACAGTACCAGCTGTACCTGAATATTTTGATTCAATTTATACGACATAGTATTTCCGGTCGGTTCAAAACTCTTTCTCTGGCGCGGACCGCACTTGAAATTAAAAGTTCGGTAGGCGCTTTGCCCGAAGAAATGGTTTGTTATGTGACGCATCGGAATAAGATCTATAATCGCTGGGTGCCTAACCTGCTCGAATACCTCAAGCCGCAAAAAAATTATACCTTGAGAACCCCATTTAAAACGGGGGGAAATGGCAAAACGCATTCCAGTTAA
- a CDS encoding exo-alpha-sialidase encodes MKNILWLVSLVLFLTASANAQIYWKPTAGPHGLDIADVLFTSNKRIVVSAYNSGIFISGDRGSHWIKFAKNLETETSYAFHLAEGKDGTIFAIINQILYRLDANSDEWRRLSFNLPAASKLFTNPHGGIYIIGPDATIYYSNDDGNNFRQIVKNGNFKALSQAFFNGKENNYINVLEGGGAAVYRLNDDGTNLIKLIHLPTQRIIWHPAGYLFGFAPTLGIVRMDSNGMNQFWTNPFQTSVNKIAMNSNGDIFAFTNDGDYESNDLGLNYKLNTTKLYERIEKNSEVYFFEDQIYIYNDTCNTGDFEVTMDFGENWASLDSSFFNPLVKDLFIDKLGRLFAKTCGVGKYSYSLDGGDTWNYLKLPSDIKPSIDLTSTVSGTIFVLLNSNLYKSSDLGNSWALINFPSGNNFNRLKGDQENKIFAFGNSASYYSKDGGQNWNPVSIPPALFDNLYFHPDGTIFAVSHTIPIRGIFYSEDEGLSWKSSKTEFPIPDGFCISNQGIVYASGSTNSGFGTFISYDNLNSLTKLTSNVYRSLLTDNNGTIYGLIESKCERSMDEGKTWSNFRAGLPVYRVYNAMDIDNLGHLYLGMDDEVVFKTINSVTADINVSSDSLVSDIFVQPNPVSHILNVRIHRKNFNSGFYRIFDQRGSLQLEAPFSSNFFNIDCSKLSNGVVFMQVFGMKSLKPSMYKIVISR; translated from the coding sequence ATGAAAAATATTCTATGGCTTGTTTCACTGGTGTTATTTTTAACTGCTTCAGCTAACGCGCAAATCTATTGGAAACCAACTGCCGGACCTCACGGACTAGACATCGCCGATGTATTATTTACCAGCAATAAGAGAATTGTTGTTTCTGCTTACAATTCAGGAATATTCATTTCAGGAGACCGGGGTTCTCATTGGATAAAATTCGCAAAAAATCTTGAAACAGAAACCAGTTATGCATTTCATTTAGCCGAAGGAAAAGACGGGACCATATTTGCCATCATCAACCAAATTTTATATCGCCTCGATGCAAATTCTGATGAATGGAGGAGATTAAGTTTTAATCTCCCTGCAGCAAGCAAGTTGTTCACTAACCCTCATGGAGGTATTTACATTATTGGACCAGATGCAACAATATATTATTCCAATGACGATGGCAACAATTTCAGACAAATTGTAAAAAATGGAAACTTTAAGGCGCTCTCACAAGCCTTTTTTAACGGAAAAGAAAATAACTATATTAACGTTTTAGAAGGAGGCGGGGCAGCTGTTTATAGGTTGAATGATGATGGGACCAATTTGATCAAGTTGATACATTTACCCACTCAACGCATTATTTGGCATCCTGCGGGATACTTGTTTGGGTTTGCCCCAACCTTAGGCATTGTCAGAATGGATAGCAATGGGATGAATCAGTTTTGGACCAACCCCTTTCAAACCTCTGTTAATAAAATTGCTATGAATTCCAATGGAGACATTTTCGCTTTTACAAATGATGGGGACTATGAATCCAATGATTTAGGATTGAACTACAAATTAAATACGACAAAACTATATGAACGCATTGAAAAGAATTCAGAAGTCTATTTCTTCGAGGATCAAATTTATATCTATAACGACACATGCAACACTGGTGACTTTGAAGTAACTATGGATTTTGGCGAAAATTGGGCTTCGCTTGATTCATCATTTTTTAACCCATTAGTTAAGGACTTATTCATAGACAAATTGGGAAGACTGTTTGCCAAAACATGCGGTGTCGGAAAATATTCGTATAGCTTAGATGGAGGAGACACATGGAATTATTTAAAGCTGCCAAGCGACATTAAACCCTCTATTGATTTAACTTCAACTGTATCAGGAACAATATTTGTCCTTTTGAATTCTAATTTGTATAAAAGTTCAGATCTAGGAAATTCATGGGCACTCATTAACTTTCCTTCAGGAAATAATTTTAACAGATTAAAAGGAGATCAGGAAAATAAAATTTTTGCTTTTGGGAATTCCGCAAGTTATTATTCCAAAGACGGAGGTCAGAATTGGAATCCGGTTTCAATTCCGCCTGCCCTGTTTGATAATTTGTATTTTCATCCCGATGGAACGATATTTGCTGTTTCCCATACCATACCCATTCGTGGAATATTTTACTCTGAAGACGAAGGTTTGAGTTGGAAAAGTTCGAAAACAGAATTTCCAATACCCGATGGGTTTTGCATTTCTAATCAAGGCATAGTTTATGCAAGTGGTTCCACAAACTCAGGCTTTGGTACTTTTATATCCTATGATAATTTAAATTCATTAACCAAATTAACAAGCAATGTGTACAGATCCTTGTTGACTGACAACAATGGAACAATTTATGGGCTCATTGAATCCAAATGCGAAAGATCCATGGACGAAGGCAAAACCTGGAGTAATTTTCGGGCAGGACTGCCAGTTTACAGAGTATACAATGCAATGGATATTGACAATCTTGGTCATCTTTATCTGGGTATGGATGATGAAGTGGTTTTTAAAACCATAAATTCAGTAACTGCAGATATAAATGTATCTTCTGATTCTTTAGTATCGGACATTTTTGTACAACCAAATCCAGTATCTCACATTCTGAATGTAAGAATTCATAGAAAAAATTTTAATTCTGGGTTCTATAGAATATTTGATCAGAGAGGATCTTTACAATTAGAAGCTCCATTTTCATCAAATTTTTTCAATATTGATTGTAGTAAACTCAGTAATGGAGTCGTGTTTATGCAAGTATTTGGTATGAAGAGTTTAAAGCCATCAATGTATAAAATTGTGATTTCGAGGTAG
- a CDS encoding T9SS type A sorting domain-containing protein, producing MKHLQNKDLFLNPIRFNSIVTSFDFKFFRKSFILYFYFCSLSALTTENVYAAYVDPLFQIQFYPVSNSISCNMVQVKVRIRFYGDNSSTTGETVYVAGLHIPIYGYPNPSTVITFDDVATEFSVHSIVKGQSWFDYDGSVSTYGFELTGTNPNGSCCSGDMEFTEGVLYDLCTIYMYVEDNGLVQFEDMVTPTVTFDYQTSLNVWTRDEFEIEQTIGDYPLEVEEHSGSYDISGTIFRQPDDPNTFCPDGMPIVGMQFILTDPDPDIQYNSTTDFEGHWCFPGASGDLHDVIPYTMGIGNKLCGITTADIVAIQRHILGLETFSPRWKKLAADVNNNQTITAADVSCLRRAILGVTFSEGPCANFNDSWRFETKESYNTSTDLSFAPAYYDLTGPVSGKDFYGFKVGDVNNTCNNCQTIKNNDQFETRSSTDTLTLALGNPVNTLLGYYKIPVYSKISTTLSLLSISLSDPQSSITGIGSWLLQFDGNTGDYDIKNAGANIDLIWNMDTLEYITIPEDTLLFYILSEDSTNNFSLSTSNVNMRNEWYPETDDFGPVKLIKEVGSFGLKKNINFVYPNPGKEEIVISLKEMGNLPTNIEIRSLSGLILEQRNNITSDFIKIPVREFLKGIYLISMQNAKKRHTQKWMKIE from the coding sequence ATGAAACATCTACAAAATAAGGATTTATTTTTAAATCCAATTCGCTTTAACAGTATTGTAACATCATTTGACTTTAAGTTTTTCAGAAAGTCATTTATCCTTTATTTCTATTTTTGTTCATTATCTGCTTTAACAACTGAAAATGTTTATGCTGCCTATGTTGATCCACTATTTCAAATCCAGTTTTATCCGGTTTCCAATTCCATATCCTGCAATATGGTGCAGGTTAAAGTGAGGATAAGATTTTACGGAGATAATTCAAGCACTACGGGAGAAACAGTGTATGTGGCTGGATTGCACATTCCGATTTATGGATATCCCAATCCCAGTACTGTAATTACCTTCGATGATGTTGCCACAGAGTTTTCTGTGCATTCGATAGTAAAAGGCCAATCCTGGTTTGATTATGATGGCTCTGTGTCTACATATGGATTTGAATTGACCGGCACCAATCCAAACGGGTCCTGTTGTTCAGGAGACATGGAATTTACCGAAGGGGTGTTATACGATTTATGCACAATATATATGTATGTTGAGGATAATGGATTGGTCCAATTTGAAGACATGGTCACTCCAACAGTAACTTTTGATTATCAGACCAGTTTGAATGTCTGGACTCGTGACGAATTTGAAATAGAACAGACAATTGGAGATTATCCGTTAGAAGTTGAGGAACATTCCGGCAGTTATGATATCAGTGGAACTATTTTTAGACAACCGGATGATCCCAATACATTTTGTCCTGATGGAATGCCCATCGTTGGCATGCAGTTCATTCTTACAGACCCAGATCCCGACATTCAATACAATTCGACTACAGATTTTGAAGGGCATTGGTGTTTCCCGGGCGCTTCCGGAGATTTACATGATGTTATTCCATATACTATGGGAATTGGCAACAAACTATGTGGTATCACTACAGCAGATATAGTGGCTATTCAGCGTCATATTCTTGGTCTCGAAACATTCTCTCCAAGATGGAAAAAATTAGCCGCAGATGTAAATAACAATCAGACCATTACTGCAGCTGATGTTTCCTGCTTGAGGCGGGCGATATTGGGTGTGACCTTTTCAGAAGGACCTTGTGCCAACTTCAATGACTCCTGGAGATTTGAAACAAAGGAAAGCTATAATACCAGTACAGATCTTTCATTTGCTCCAGCATACTATGATTTAACAGGACCAGTCAGTGGTAAAGATTTTTATGGGTTTAAAGTCGGGGATGTCAATAATACTTGTAATAATTGCCAAACTATAAAAAATAATGACCAATTTGAGACGAGATCAAGCACGGATACGCTCACTCTGGCTTTGGGCAATCCGGTAAATACGCTATTGGGGTACTATAAAATTCCCGTATATTCAAAAATCTCCACTACTCTAAGTCTTTTGTCTATAAGTCTTAGTGATCCACAATCGTCCATTACCGGTATCGGATCCTGGTTACTCCAATTTGACGGAAATACCGGAGACTATGATATCAAAAATGCAGGAGCGAATATTGATCTGATATGGAATATGGATACTTTAGAGTATATTACGATCCCGGAAGATACGCTGTTATTTTATATCCTATCAGAGGATTCTACCAATAATTTTTCTCTGTCAACCAGCAACGTAAATATGCGTAATGAATGGTATCCTGAAACCGATGACTTTGGACCTGTCAAATTAATAAAAGAAGTGGGAAGCTTTGGTCTGAAGAAAAATATTAACTTTGTATACCCCAATCCGGGAAAGGAAGAAATTGTTATTTCTTTGAAAGAAATGGGAAATCTACCTACAAATATTGAGATCAGGTCCTTATCAGGACTTATCCTTGAGCAAAGGAACAACATTACATCAGACTTTATCAAAATACCAGTTCGGGAATTTTTAAAAGGGATCTATCTTATTTCCATGCAAAACGCAAAGAAGAGACATACTCAGAAATGGATGAAAATAGAATAA
- a CDS encoding gliding motility-associated C-terminal domain-containing protein codes for MYDTATIYEGNELLIQMKQNIELLLNQSAVIPFTVLRGTVKEISSDPAGNIRLLPGNQLEITSYADQLFTIYFTDEFGCTYTHPLKVTILKDSNIFLPNVFSPNGDQINDVWTPFIGSDYHIEQLTIYDRWGNLVYTVSGSALWDGRILNGDYALPGVYLMHLSLKNRSNELKIVTTDVTILK; via the coding sequence GTGTACGATACGGCAACCATTTACGAAGGAAATGAGCTGCTTATACAAATGAAGCAAAACATCGAACTGCTCCTTAATCAGTCTGCTGTCATTCCTTTTACCGTTTTAAGAGGTACAGTAAAAGAAATTTCTTCTGACCCTGCTGGCAATATTCGCTTATTACCTGGAAACCAATTGGAAATTACAAGTTATGCAGATCAATTGTTTACCATTTACTTTACAGATGAATTTGGATGCACTTATACACATCCCTTGAAAGTTACCATTCTTAAAGATTCAAACATTTTTTTGCCCAACGTATTTTCACCCAATGGCGATCAGATCAATGATGTTTGGACTCCTTTCATAGGAAGTGATTATCACATAGAACAACTTACTATTTATGACCGTTGGGGGAACCTTGTTTATACGGTTTCCGGATCTGCACTGTGGGACGGGCGAATACTAAATGGAGATTACGCTTTACCGGGAGTTTATCTTATGCATTTGAGTTTAAAAAACAGATCGAATGAACTTAAAATTGTTACTACCGACGTAACTATTTTGAAATGA
- a CDS encoding valine--tRNA ligase: MEPHFNPELTERKWYAEWMRHGLFDSKPDHREPFSIVIPPPNVTGVLHMGHMLNNTIQDILIRHARQQGKNACWVPGTDHASIATEAKVVQLLRSQGIRKSDISREKFLEHAWEWKEKYGGIILDQLQKLGASCDWKRTAFTMDEVRSEAVIKAFVDLFHKGKLYRGKRMIQWDPEAKTVLSNEEVLYQQEQAQLYHILYKFEDSETEGIAIATQRPETIMADTAVCVHPDDERYKNLIGKKVIIPLIHKAIPVIADAYIDPEFGTGALKVTPAHDPNDYEIGIRHQLEVIDCLNEDGTLNEHARILVGEDRFVARKKIGPLLDAEGVLVKIENYTTNIGRSERTGAVVEPRLSLQWFVKMRELAQPALNAVESDEIQFIPEHFKNTYRHWMENIRDWCISRQLWWGHRIPAWYLGEDIFVAENEEQALQLARTKTGNTSLIIEDLQQDDDVLDTWFSSWLWPISVFDGAHDTDDFKYYFPTSVLVTGWDIIFLWVARMIMASFEWKGKIPFRKVYFTGMVRDKQRRKMSKSLGNSPDALQLIADYGADGVRFGILASSPAGGDLLFDDKLCEQGRNFSNKLWNALRLVKNWESQLGGGNKPQDELLIQWIQNRKNELCLQVASSFEQLKLSDALKQIYAFVWDDYCSFFLEAVKPPKGEQISPELFATAEQIFENICSLLHPFMPFITEEIWQHLKEREPSDFCMLSAYPAGQSADREVLDFMQELRDVIKKIRELKATHQVSRDVKAPLYILNRNQKTLIHHPGYVYLLIKFCNLNEVELTDSEIKNAQSFLGLRDTYYLDLPVQLDVAAEKLKLEEEINYAEGFLQSVLKKLENPKFVESAPADLVAKERKKLEDGELRLKSLRERFESL; encoded by the coding sequence ATGGAACCACATTTTAATCCCGAACTTACGGAACGCAAATGGTACGCAGAATGGATGCGCCATGGTTTATTTGATTCCAAACCAGACCATCGCGAGCCTTTTAGCATCGTCATCCCTCCACCTAATGTAACAGGTGTGTTGCATATGGGACACATGCTCAATAATACCATCCAGGACATACTAATCAGGCACGCGCGGCAGCAGGGGAAGAATGCATGTTGGGTGCCCGGTACAGACCATGCTTCTATAGCCACAGAGGCTAAAGTCGTTCAGTTGTTGCGGAGTCAGGGTATTCGTAAATCCGACATCAGCCGCGAAAAATTTTTGGAGCATGCCTGGGAATGGAAAGAAAAGTATGGCGGCATCATTCTGGATCAACTTCAAAAACTGGGTGCATCCTGTGATTGGAAGCGGACAGCTTTTACAATGGATGAAGTCAGATCCGAAGCCGTAATCAAGGCTTTTGTAGATTTATTTCACAAAGGAAAACTTTACAGAGGCAAACGGATGATCCAATGGGATCCGGAAGCAAAAACAGTATTGTCCAACGAGGAGGTTCTTTATCAACAGGAGCAGGCCCAATTGTATCATATTCTCTACAAGTTTGAAGATTCGGAAACAGAAGGCATCGCGATTGCGACGCAACGTCCTGAGACCATCATGGCAGATACGGCTGTTTGTGTGCACCCTGACGATGAACGATACAAAAATTTGATTGGCAAAAAAGTAATTATACCGCTTATTCACAAGGCTATACCGGTCATTGCCGATGCGTATATCGATCCGGAATTCGGGACCGGGGCTTTAAAAGTTACACCCGCACATGATCCCAACGATTACGAAATTGGAATTCGCCATCAACTCGAAGTGATCGATTGCCTGAATGAAGATGGCACCTTAAATGAGCATGCCCGCATACTTGTAGGCGAAGACCGGTTTGTGGCCAGGAAGAAGATCGGCCCACTTTTAGACGCTGAAGGTGTTTTGGTGAAAATTGAAAATTACACCACCAATATTGGAAGAAGTGAAAGAACAGGAGCAGTGGTGGAACCCCGGCTAAGTTTGCAATGGTTTGTAAAAATGCGAGAGCTTGCACAACCAGCGCTCAACGCTGTAGAGTCAGATGAGATTCAATTCATTCCGGAGCATTTCAAAAATACCTATCGCCACTGGATGGAAAACATCAGAGACTGGTGCATTTCGAGGCAATTGTGGTGGGGGCACAGAATTCCTGCCTGGTATCTTGGCGAAGATATTTTTGTAGCCGAAAATGAGGAACAGGCGCTGCAATTGGCAAGAACCAAGACGGGGAATACAAGTTTGATTATTGAGGATCTCCAACAGGATGACGATGTTTTGGATACCTGGTTTTCTTCCTGGTTGTGGCCGATTTCCGTTTTCGATGGAGCTCATGATACAGACGATTTTAAATATTATTTCCCGACCAGCGTATTGGTTACCGGGTGGGATATTATTTTTCTTTGGGTAGCCCGGATGATTATGGCTTCATTTGAGTGGAAGGGTAAAATTCCATTCCGCAAAGTATATTTCACGGGGATGGTAAGAGACAAACAAAGACGCAAGATGTCCAAATCACTTGGCAATTCGCCGGATGCCCTGCAACTCATTGCCGATTATGGGGCAGACGGTGTTCGCTTTGGAATATTAGCCAGCTCCCCGGCTGGTGGAGATTTGTTGTTTGACGATAAACTTTGCGAGCAGGGAAGGAATTTTTCAAATAAATTATGGAACGCATTGCGTTTGGTAAAAAACTGGGAAAGCCAGTTGGGTGGGGGTAACAAACCACAAGATGAGCTCTTGATCCAATGGATACAAAACCGCAAAAACGAATTGTGTTTACAAGTAGCATCATCCTTCGAACAGCTGAAACTCTCAGATGCTTTAAAGCAGATCTATGCTTTTGTATGGGATGATTATTGTTCATTTTTTCTCGAAGCGGTAAAACCGCCAAAAGGCGAACAAATTTCACCGGAATTATTTGCCACGGCTGAGCAGATCTTTGAAAATATTTGCTCGTTGTTGCATCCGTTTATGCCATTCATTACCGAAGAGATCTGGCAACATCTTAAAGAAAGGGAGCCATCTGATTTTTGTATGTTAAGTGCATATCCTGCAGGTCAAAGCGCTGACAGAGAGGTTTTGGATTTTATGCAGGAATTGCGCGATGTGATTAAAAAAATACGCGAATTAAAAGCAACGCACCAGGTATCCAGGGACGTGAAAGCTCCGCTTTACATTTTGAACAGAAACCAAAAAACGCTAATACACCATCCGGGATATGTTTATTTGCTTATCAAATTTTGCAATTTAAATGAAGTCGAATTGACGGATTCTGAAATTAAAAATGCGCAATCTTTTCTTGGGCTTCGCGATACGTATTATCTGGATCTGCCGGTACAATTAGACGTGGCAGCAGAAAAGTTAAAACTCGAAGAGGAGATCAATTATGCAGAAGGGTTTCTTCAATCCGTTCTCAAAAAACTCGAAAATCCAAAATTCGTCGAGTCCGCTCCTGCCGATCTTGTTGCCAAAGAACGCAAGAAACTGGAAGATGGTGAATTGCGTTTAAAGTCCCTGCGGGAGAGATTTGAAAGTTTGTAA
- a CDS encoding gliding motility-associated C-terminal domain-containing protein, which yields MPSIAQEVFIWDDEWGFGIADLSKCISTKKFQLAHSFPGGTLNVFVVPDGNIYRSFEVDGGLLSSNEPITWKQFKKLYDNPPRNLGDLAIAIASNSRSKIIIAMFDNVLNKTYLMSYDYLKAEFIIIGTLTNIEKLRSLVCVGDRVLAFEEKLNPFRYYNLLELNLNDLSNNKILFSIDSSLWVKDYNPSYISPSFRLFKSFDSCDSAGIYLNSLANNDSTSRFYRIDFKNKTLKFICAMDSLKRLRGVDGVTSFDFLKKCKLDFDLDLNNSTDSLGNYQVLYSCPKAEQKIHDHDWEYYSDGPLDSITVEIISNTPDTANEFLLAKYQAQGLTVIGNGTSKLRILPSKKFYSIEIKKILDGIVYYNNKLFPTAGTRNIRISIDIPWFQDTVHCRIIVPEFDNAGRDTSVFLCPDRSVHQMENYLGHDGTNNGYWLEPELKGSTFVAGLIPQGDYHFLLERGNCFPDTAIVTLQYYPDIELALANDTAVYEYTFQTLTAAGKFTGQESINWFKNDTLLNEHTRSIYFEIIANTKYSIEVISDDGCIFRDSVLFRVKRYDDLWIPNVFSPNGDQVNDHFLIKSKFPLRINSLSIFDRWGNVVYSGKNGLTNNDSLKWNGNINHENAAPGIYIYHVEYENGDGKIRNKAGEILLIR from the coding sequence ATGCCGTCAATAGCCCAGGAAGTTTTTATTTGGGACGATGAATGGGGTTTTGGGATAGCAGATCTTTCAAAATGCATCAGTACAAAGAAGTTTCAATTGGCTCACTCCTTTCCTGGCGGCACTTTAAATGTATTCGTAGTTCCTGATGGGAACATTTATCGTTCATTTGAAGTGGATGGTGGCTTACTTAGCTCAAATGAACCCATTACATGGAAACAGTTCAAGAAATTATACGATAACCCACCAAGAAATTTAGGAGATTTAGCCATTGCTATAGCAAGTAATTCCCGGTCTAAAATTATAATTGCTATGTTCGATAATGTTTTGAATAAAACTTATTTAATGTCTTATGACTATTTGAAAGCAGAATTCATTATTATTGGCACCCTAACAAATATCGAAAAGCTGAGAAGCCTGGTTTGCGTAGGAGACAGAGTATTGGCATTTGAAGAAAAATTAAACCCTTTCCGGTATTATAATTTACTTGAATTGAATCTGAATGACTTGAGCAATAATAAAATATTGTTTAGCATTGATTCAAGTCTATGGGTCAAAGATTATAACCCCAGTTACATTTCCCCCTCATTTCGTTTGTTTAAGTCCTTCGATTCCTGTGATTCAGCCGGAATCTATCTCAACAGCCTTGCCAACAACGATTCAACCAGTCGGTTTTATAGAATCGATTTTAAAAACAAAACTTTGAAATTTATATGCGCAATGGATAGTCTAAAGCGGCTTAGAGGGGTGGACGGAGTTACGAGTTTTGATTTTTTAAAAAAATGTAAGTTGGATTTTGATCTGGATCTGAACAATTCAACAGATAGTTTAGGAAATTATCAGGTTCTATACAGTTGTCCGAAAGCCGAACAAAAAATTCATGACCACGATTGGGAATATTACAGCGATGGCCCGTTGGATTCCATAACCGTAGAAATTATTTCCAACACACCAGACACTGCAAATGAATTTCTATTGGCAAAATATCAGGCTCAGGGATTGACTGTAATTGGAAATGGAACCTCTAAATTGAGGATTTTGCCATCGAAGAAATTTTATAGCATAGAAATTAAAAAAATATTGGATGGTATAGTGTATTATAACAATAAATTATTTCCAACTGCAGGCACCCGCAATATAAGAATATCCATAGACATCCCTTGGTTCCAGGATACAGTTCATTGCCGGATTATCGTTCCTGAATTTGATAATGCCGGAAGGGACACTTCGGTATTTCTTTGCCCAGACAGATCAGTTCATCAAATGGAGAACTACCTGGGGCATGATGGCACAAACAATGGCTACTGGCTGGAACCTGAATTAAAAGGTAGTACTTTCGTTGCCGGACTTATTCCTCAAGGTGATTATCATTTTCTTTTAGAACGAGGCAATTGCTTCCCGGATACTGCTATCGTAACCTTGCAGTATTATCCTGATATTGAATTAGCATTGGCTAACGATACTGCAGTGTATGAATATACATTTCAAACGCTCACTGCCGCCGGAAAGTTTACTGGTCAGGAGTCTATAAATTGGTTCAAAAATGATACTTTGCTAAATGAACATACCAGGTCCATTTACTTTGAAATTATTGCAAACACAAAATATTCTATTGAGGTGATTTCTGATGATGGATGCATATTTAGGGATAGTGTCCTATTCAGGGTCAAGCGATATGATGACCTGTGGATCCCGAATGTATTTTCACCCAATGGAGATCAGGTGAATGATCATTTTTTAATTAAAAGTAAGTTTCCATTGAGAATTAATTCTCTATCAATATTTGACCGCTGGGGAAATGTCGTCTATTCAGGCAAAAATGGTTTGACTAATAATGATTCATTGAAGTGGAATGGAAATATAAATCATGAGAATGCTGCGCCTGGAATTTACATTTATCATGTGGAATATGAGAATGGTGATGGAAAAATTAGAAATAAAGCAGGTGAAATACTTTTAATCAGATAA